The genomic stretch TAGCCATAAAAGTCTTAAAGCTGGAATACGCAAATGATGATGAGTTTATTGCCAGGTTTCATCGGGAAGCACACGCAGCAACGAGCCTGTCTCATCAAAACATCGTTACCATATATGATGTTGGTGACGAGGATGGCATTTACTATATGGTCATGGAGTACGTCAGCGGTATGACGCTGAAGCAATACATACAGGCGCATGGGCCTGTTGTGGTACCTGATACGGTTGATATTATGAAACAGGTTACCTCTGCTATCTCACACGCCCATGCTAACGGGATCGTCCATCGGGACATAAAGCCTCAAAATATCTTGATTGACAATTACGGAAAAGTGAAAGTAACTGATTTCGGCATTGCGACCGCGCTAAGTGCAACTTCTTTAACACAAACAAATGCAATGCTAGGGTCTGTGCATTATTTGTCGCCGGAACAAGCTAGAGGCGGCATAGCCACGAAGAAATCAGATATTTATTCACTTGGGATTGTGATGTTTGAACTGCTGACTGGTCGTTTGCCTTTTTCAGGTGAATCTGCAGTGAGTATTGCCTTGAAGCATCTGCAAAATGACACGCCATCTGTCAGACGCTGGGCTGGAGATATTCCGCAAAGCGTCGAGAACATTGTACTGAAGTCAACAACAAAAGATCCATTTTATCGCTATATGAGCACGTATGATATGGAGTCGGATTTGGAGACTTGCTTAGAGCCGAGCCGGGCTGACGAAATTCGTTTTGAGCCGCCAAAAGAAGACGGTGATACAACAAAAGCAATTCCGATTATTACCGAAAGTGATTTGAACAAAGCATCCTTAGCAGATACGATTGTTCATAACGGAAATACCAATCCGCCGAAGCAAACAGAAGAACAAAAGCCGAAGAAGAAAAAGAAACGCCGGAAAGTTTTTCTTTGGGTGATTGTGATCTTGTTAGCACTAGCTGCAGTAGGAGTTGGCGTGGTCTACGCGATGACGCCAAAGGAAGTTACCATGGTTGATGTAACAGACCAGCCTTACGCAGATGCTGTAGACAGGCTATCAGATTTGGATTTGCGTGTGAAGCGAGAAGTAACAGCATCAGATACAATTGATGAAGGGAATGTGGTGAAGACTGATCCTACTGCGGGAAACAAGATTAAAGAGGGATCAAAGGTCACCGTTTACACAAGTATCGGGAAGGAAAAAGAAGATTTCCCAGATTACGAGGGAAAGTCATTT from Terribacillus sp. DMT04 encodes the following:
- the pknB gene encoding Stk1 family PASTA domain-containing Ser/Thr kinase, whose amino-acid sequence is MLEGRTLNERYEIDRLIGGGGMANVYLGQDIILDREVAIKVLKLEYANDDEFIARFHREAHAATSLSHQNIVTIYDVGDEDGIYYMVMEYVSGMTLKQYIQAHGPVVVPDTVDIMKQVTSAISHAHANGIVHRDIKPQNILIDNYGKVKVTDFGIATALSATSLTQTNAMLGSVHYLSPEQARGGIATKKSDIYSLGIVMFELLTGRLPFSGESAVSIALKHLQNDTPSVRRWAGDIPQSVENIVLKSTTKDPFYRYMSTYDMESDLETCLEPSRADEIRFEPPKEDGDTTKAIPIITESDLNKASLADTIVHNGNTNPPKQTEEQKPKKKKKRRKVFLWVIVILLALAAVGVGVVYAMTPKEVTMVDVTDQPYADAVDRLSDLDLRVKREVTASDTIDEGNVVKTDPTAGNKIKEGSKVTVYTSIGKEKEDFPDYEGKSFSQVEKLLEDKGYKNVRSYEEFSDEPEGTIISQIQPQAGTGVVPEDTTVIFEVSKGPEAVTLTDLSGMTEDEAQSYLNKNNLNGSFIEQPSDEVEEGIVIRHDPEEGESVEENGSVDVYISTGPENLPPATHTVTFTVPYEPPEPEEGEGTQTDEAGEPTDQAQDPVPQKLQIYVGDADHDITELYDERSITADEEVTLRLSIPAGGEAEYRVMRDDEVYLEETVPYEDREGE